Proteins encoded within one genomic window of Formosa agariphila KMM 3901:
- a CDS encoding (R,R)-butanediol dehydrogenase, whose protein sequence is MKATHYEGNNTFTVIEKEIETPAPNEVRIKVAYAGVCGTDVHIYHGMMDKRVKIPVTIGHEMSGVIDAVGDGVTDYAIGDKVVVRPLDDRKVKASDKGFNHICEELKFIGIDSEGAMQQYWNVPTFVLHKLKETTDLKLAALIEPLSVATHDVRRSGLVEGETAVVLGGGPIGLLVAMVAKEVGAQVIISEVNPKRIEKAKALGFDAVSPLDIDLVDYVKSKTENRRADVVFEVAGVQPALDVMCEVAGIRGRIVMVAIHGEKKPVDLFKFFWKELSLIGARVYEKEDYEKSIELITANELPFEDMITDVQPLSNIQQVFENIDSNPDGLKVLMDCQL, encoded by the coding sequence ATGAAAGCAACACACTATGAAGGTAATAACACTTTCACTGTTATAGAAAAAGAGATAGAGACACCAGCGCCTAATGAAGTACGAATTAAAGTGGCGTATGCAGGGGTTTGCGGTACAGATGTACATATTTATCATGGTATGATGGATAAACGTGTAAAGATTCCGGTAACCATTGGTCATGAAATGTCGGGTGTTATTGATGCTGTAGGCGATGGCGTTACAGATTATGCTATTGGCGATAAAGTAGTCGTTCGTCCGTTAGATGATCGTAAAGTAAAAGCTTCAGATAAAGGTTTTAATCACATTTGTGAAGAATTAAAATTTATTGGAATAGATAGTGAAGGTGCAATGCAACAATATTGGAATGTACCAACCTTTGTATTACATAAACTAAAAGAAACAACCGATTTAAAATTGGCGGCTTTAATAGAACCATTATCAGTAGCAACGCATGATGTACGCAGAAGTGGCTTAGTAGAAGGTGAAACAGCTGTGGTTTTAGGTGGTGGGCCAATCGGATTATTAGTAGCGATGGTTGCTAAAGAAGTTGGCGCTCAAGTTATTATTTCTGAAGTCAATCCAAAGCGTATTGAAAAAGCTAAAGCTTTAGGTTTTGATGCTGTAAGTCCGTTAGATATCGATTTAGTAGACTATGTAAAAAGTAAAACAGAAAATCGTAGAGCAGATGTGGTATTTGAAGTTGCAGGTGTACAACCCGCTTTGGATGTCATGTGTGAGGTGGCTGGAATTCGCGGCCGTATAGTAATGGTAGCTATTCATGGTGAAAAAAAGCCAGTTGATTTATTTAAGTTCTTTTGGAAAGAATTAAGCTTAATTGGTGCACGTGTGTATGAAAAAGAAGATTATGAAAAATCTATCGAACTCATCACAGCTAACGAATTGCCTTTTGAAGACATGATTACCGATGTACAACCATTGAGTAATATTCAGCAAGTTTTCGAAAATATCGATAGTAATCCTGATGGATTAAAAGTATTAATGGATTGTCAATTATAA